One window of Halorussus sp. MSC15.2 genomic DNA carries:
- a CDS encoding chemotaxis protein CheW translates to MPETVGDVQVLEFRLEDRKYCIDIAHVDEIVDKEELTPLPNSEPRVEGVMDLRGTTTTIINPKQVLDLETTETGQRVVVLEGDGDGENVGWLIDAVNQVVSIDSGEVDESVESESVRGIVRQDDDFVVWVKPEEINN, encoded by the coding sequence ATGCCAGAGACCGTCGGCGACGTTCAGGTCCTCGAATTCAGGCTCGAGGACCGGAAGTATTGCATCGACATCGCGCACGTGGACGAAATTGTCGACAAGGAGGAACTGACACCCCTCCCGAACTCCGAGCCTCGTGTCGAAGGTGTGATGGACCTCCGCGGAACGACGACCACCATCATCAATCCCAAACAAGTGCTGGACTTGGAGACGACCGAAACCGGCCAGCGCGTCGTCGTCCTCGAAGGCGACGGCGATGGCGAGAACGTCGGTTGGCTCATCGACGCGGTGAATCAGGTCGTCAGCATCGACAGCGGCGAGGTAGACGAGAGCGTCGAGAGCGAGTCGGTCCGCGGTATCGTCCGACAGGACGACGACTTCGTGGTCTGGGTCAAGCCCGAAGAGATAAACAACTGA
- a CDS encoding helix-turn-helix domain-containing protein — translation MEAVELLRVLGNKYNAEILRATNEPKSAQELSDELEIPIATSYRRIEELTEAELLELSGREFSDEGRRTKVYRRNVDALEISFEDGAIDVSAEDRPEVDNALADVWRDLKAE, via the coding sequence ATGGAGGCCGTCGAACTCCTCCGAGTACTCGGCAACAAGTACAACGCCGAGATACTCCGGGCCACGAACGAACCCAAGTCGGCCCAGGAGCTGAGCGACGAACTCGAAATCCCGATAGCGACCAGCTACCGCCGAATCGAGGAACTCACCGAGGCCGAACTCCTCGAACTGTCGGGCCGGGAGTTCTCGGACGAAGGGAGACGCACGAAAGTCTACCGACGCAACGTCGATGCACTCGAAATTTCGTTCGAGGACGGAGCTATCGACGTGTCGGCCGAGGACCGGCCCGAAGTGGACAACGCGCTCGCGGACGTGTGGCGCGACCTCAAGGCGGAGTGA
- a CDS encoding archaellin/type IV pilin N-terminal domain-containing protein, which translates to MKEKIKERLTDRGQVGIGTLIVFIAMVLVAAIAAGVLINTAGFLQTKSEQTGQESSAQVSNRVQVVSAFGSVANEQVTDISLTVMRGSGSDDINLSAATIEWIGPEKAQTLVYGDSANDTQFTVNTIKDPDGSKPVLNTQDDRLEIKMTPKQISSPLGEGEEVKLKLTTQYGAVTLYRANVPQSLSQESAVTV; encoded by the coding sequence ATGAAAGAAAAAATCAAAGAGCGGTTAACTGACAGAGGTCAAGTGGGTATCGGTACACTCATCGTGTTCATCGCGATGGTGCTGGTCGCCGCAATCGCGGCGGGCGTTCTCATCAACACGGCGGGATTCCTCCAGACGAAGTCCGAGCAGACTGGTCAGGAGTCCAGCGCGCAGGTCTCGAACCGCGTGCAGGTCGTGAGTGCGTTCGGTAGTGTCGCAAACGAACAGGTCACCGACATCAGCCTGACGGTCATGCGCGGGTCCGGGTCCGACGATATCAATCTCTCGGCCGCCACGATAGAGTGGATTGGTCCGGAGAAAGCCCAGACTCTCGTGTACGGTGACAGCGCGAACGATACGCAGTTCACCGTCAACACCATCAAAGACCCTGACGGCTCCAAGCCCGTCCTCAACACGCAGGACGACCGCCTCGAAATCAAGATGACTCCCAAGCAGATTTCGAGTCCGCTCGGTGAGGGCGAAGAGGTCAAACTGAAGCTCACCACGCAGTACGGGGCAGTGACGCTCTACCGCGCCAACGTCCCGCAGTCGCTCTCGCAGGAGAGCGCAGTCACGGTCTAA
- a CDS encoding HEAT repeat domain-containing protein gives MTSLFELEKTGDVDKLTTLLTNSNSEPVRQRAADILGEVDAEDRNVLDPLVTAAQSDDSEVVRAAAIDALDQRHAVERLVSALTGEEVPTEGAEWARAEALVETLSADQPELRMASANALGRIGNKAGTKALVGRLGDPDQRVRARAARALGRIEDPRAVSALRKRLGDESVEVRREAADSLGRIGGEESLEALLDLLDDESETVRRIAANSLGNFGSAKPLDALVSLLSDEVEAVRRAAVFSLIELLSNAPGQQSHQLRERMVEKLSATDHRSVVDSLVDILDQGTQPHQRRNAAWLLGRVTGERNREAAIEALASVLDDKDGMTAQFAATSIANVGGESAEDALLDVLDDPEASSDARSKAAFTLGKVGGERARRRLDAIIDDTDDEEVRERAFSALSKLGGRG, from the coding sequence GTGACTTCGCTGTTCGAACTGGAAAAGACGGGGGACGTAGACAAACTCACCACGCTGTTGACCAACAGCAACAGCGAACCGGTCCGTCAGCGCGCGGCCGACATCCTCGGCGAGGTGGACGCCGAGGACCGCAACGTGCTGGACCCGCTGGTGACTGCGGCCCAGAGCGACGACAGCGAAGTGGTTCGCGCCGCGGCCATCGACGCTCTCGACCAGCGTCACGCCGTCGAACGGTTGGTCTCCGCGCTGACCGGCGAGGAGGTTCCGACCGAAGGAGCCGAGTGGGCGCGCGCGGAGGCGCTGGTCGAGACCCTCTCGGCGGACCAACCGGAACTCCGGATGGCCTCGGCCAACGCGCTGGGTCGCATCGGCAACAAAGCCGGGACGAAGGCGCTCGTGGGCCGTCTCGGCGACCCCGACCAGCGAGTCCGAGCGCGGGCGGCCCGCGCGCTCGGCCGCATCGAGGACCCGCGGGCCGTCTCGGCGCTTCGGAAGCGACTGGGCGACGAGAGCGTCGAGGTCCGACGCGAGGCCGCCGACTCGCTCGGTCGCATCGGCGGCGAGGAGTCGCTCGAAGCGCTGCTGGACCTGCTCGATGACGAGAGCGAGACCGTCCGGCGCATCGCGGCCAACTCGCTCGGTAACTTCGGCAGCGCGAAACCGCTGGACGCGCTGGTCTCGTTACTGTCGGACGAGGTCGAGGCGGTCCGGCGAGCGGCGGTGTTCTCGCTCATCGAACTCCTCTCGAACGCGCCCGGCCAGCAGAGCCACCAGTTGCGCGAACGGATGGTCGAGAAACTGAGCGCGACCGACCACCGGAGCGTCGTGGACTCGCTGGTGGACATCCTTGACCAAGGGACCCAACCCCACCAGCGTCGGAACGCGGCGTGGTTGCTCGGCAGAGTGACCGGCGAGCGCAACCGGGAGGCAGCCATCGAGGCGCTGGCGTCGGTGTTGGACGACAAGGACGGGATGACCGCGCAGTTCGCCGCGACCAGCATCGCCAACGTCGGGGGCGAGAGCGCCGAGGACGCCCTGCTGGACGTGTTGGACGACCCCGAGGCGAGTAGCGACGCTCGGTCCAAGGCGGCGTTCACGCTCGGAAAGGTCGGCGGCGAACGCGCTCGCCGGCGACTCGACGCCATCATCGACGACACCGACGACGAGGAGGTCCGGGAACGGGCGTTCTCCGCGCTCTCGAAACTCGGTGGGAGAGGGTAG
- a CDS encoding methyl-accepting chemotaxis protein: MTFDGGTQTGEVSVSGGRTVTRSQLDEAYRNTDASDDLRQAQAVHLGQVLDDPGSAAGDATDLGRRHVDAGVSAAAFAGTYEVGVEELVSEAFEQLGHRLGANNEAVAEELQRAEEDLQSALSATLADMRTGLDAYGSSGTVESADDEELNVDDDDLLDGIGVPVFMLDTKRDEVAAWNSALADLTGVPAEQALGTENVSEAFYPDGRRVKTLADKVAEAPESANVEFDVGRADTERTLYTDESTMVDREGVERSIEFSAMPLYDDGELIAVVETVRDRTEDVRRQEGVTSLVEELIGTLTAMEMGDLSARASFEDEHGVVDDSLVEVVGQVNAMAERFETLTERVGEKADDLESSVEQASQSARAIDERVGEQTEQLSEVATQMENFSASMEEVAASSDEVASAAEQAKASADSGLESSEGAREATDEVIEMSEELVGTVTELESQMNEIEDVVEVIAEVADQTNLLALNANIEAARAGEAGSGFEVVADEVKELANETREHTEEIAGRIEEIQSQANETVVAVEESNEQVKYAGQEIEDALVALEEIADAVEEAATGVTEVAEANDEQAANVEQVMATVEDVRDQTREVEGATDDIVSATREQTEAIEELAARVDDMRSES; this comes from the coding sequence GTGACCTTCGACGGGGGGACCCAGACCGGTGAGGTCTCCGTCTCCGGCGGCCGAACCGTCACGCGTTCGCAACTCGACGAGGCGTATCGGAACACCGACGCGAGCGACGACCTCCGCCAGGCGCAGGCGGTCCACCTCGGGCAGGTTCTCGACGACCCCGGGTCTGCGGCCGGGGACGCGACCGACCTCGGCCGCCGACACGTCGACGCCGGGGTGTCGGCCGCGGCGTTCGCCGGGACCTACGAAGTCGGCGTCGAGGAACTGGTTTCGGAGGCGTTCGAGCAGCTCGGACACCGACTCGGTGCGAACAACGAGGCGGTCGCCGAGGAACTCCAGCGCGCCGAGGAGGACCTTCAGTCTGCGCTCTCGGCGACGCTAGCCGACATGCGGACCGGACTCGACGCCTACGGGTCGTCGGGGACGGTCGAATCGGCCGACGACGAGGAACTCAACGTGGACGACGACGACCTGCTCGACGGTATCGGCGTTCCCGTGTTCATGCTCGACACCAAACGCGACGAGGTCGCGGCGTGGAACTCCGCGCTGGCAGACCTCACCGGCGTCCCGGCCGAGCAGGCGCTCGGGACCGAAAACGTCAGCGAGGCGTTCTACCCCGACGGGCGGCGCGTGAAGACGCTGGCCGACAAGGTAGCCGAGGCCCCGGAGTCGGCGAACGTCGAGTTCGACGTCGGGAGGGCCGACACCGAACGGACGCTGTACACCGACGAAAGTACGATGGTGGACCGCGAGGGCGTCGAGCGGAGTATCGAGTTCTCGGCCATGCCGCTGTACGACGACGGCGAACTCATCGCAGTCGTGGAGACGGTCCGCGACCGGACGGAGGACGTCCGACGTCAGGAAGGCGTCACTTCGCTGGTCGAGGAACTCATCGGGACCCTGACCGCGATGGAGATGGGCGACCTCTCGGCCCGCGCGTCGTTCGAGGACGAACACGGCGTCGTGGACGACTCGCTGGTCGAAGTCGTGGGACAGGTCAACGCCATGGCCGAGCGATTCGAGACGCTGACCGAACGCGTCGGCGAGAAGGCCGACGACCTCGAAAGCTCGGTCGAACAGGCCTCCCAGTCGGCCCGCGCCATCGACGAACGCGTCGGCGAGCAGACCGAACAGCTCTCGGAGGTCGCCACACAGATGGAGAACTTCTCGGCCAGCATGGAGGAGGTCGCCGCGAGTTCCGACGAGGTCGCGTCGGCGGCCGAACAGGCCAAAGCGTCGGCCGATAGCGGTCTCGAATCCAGCGAGGGCGCTCGCGAGGCCACCGACGAGGTCATCGAGATGAGCGAGGAACTCGTGGGTACCGTGACCGAACTCGAATCCCAGATGAACGAAATCGAAGACGTGGTCGAGGTCATCGCCGAGGTGGCCGACCAGACCAACCTGCTCGCGCTGAACGCCAACATCGAGGCCGCACGCGCGGGCGAGGCCGGAAGCGGGTTCGAGGTCGTCGCCGACGAGGTCAAGGAACTGGCCAACGAGACCCGCGAACACACCGAGGAGATAGCCGGGCGTATCGAGGAGATTCAGTCGCAGGCCAACGAGACCGTCGTCGCGGTCGAGGAGTCTAACGAACAGGTCAAGTACGCCGGACAGGAAATCGAAGACGCACTGGTGGCGCTCGAAGAAATCGCCGACGCGGTCGAGGAGGCCGCGACCGGCGTGACCGAGGTCGCGGAGGCCAACGACGAGCAAGCCGCCAACGTCGAGCAGGTGATGGCGACGGTCGAAGACGTGCGCGACCAGACCCGCGAGGTCGAGGGCGCGACCGACGACATCGTGTCGGCGACCCGCGAACAGACCGAAGCCATCGAGGAACTCGCCGCGCGAGTAGACGACATGCGAAGCGAGTCCTGA
- a CDS encoding CheF family chemotaxis protein: protein MSKEGEHKITDTQGKFLQVVKSGRKLNDPDWTSGRVLLSNKRIVLAGNQGKRSIPLSDVKGLKGRYDVNQAVASVSDYLSVEFDDNVILIGTNVDIEEFETDLYGALLNQKMILTKHPAVEGGVVQDTNWEKARVKITDGMVNVAIASGTFVGIELDDIGSVERATRTVKGEQRTVLEVEHTQGDTSVQTYVSGQTRRCALLESLFQKGERKNEGGVELDEVEKEVLMALYSGVSPFEIPGFLGMEVDEVESIFERLIEVDVLEEVRKRREVSLKTRGRNIASESINEK from the coding sequence ATGAGCAAGGAAGGCGAGCACAAGATTACAGATACGCAGGGGAAGTTCTTGCAGGTCGTGAAGAGCGGCCGCAAACTCAACGACCCCGACTGGACCAGCGGCCGCGTTCTGCTGTCGAACAAGCGAATCGTGTTGGCCGGCAATCAGGGCAAGCGGTCGATTCCGCTGTCCGACGTGAAGGGCCTGAAAGGCCGCTACGACGTCAATCAGGCGGTCGCTTCGGTTTCTGACTACCTCAGCGTCGAGTTCGACGACAACGTCATCCTGATTGGCACGAACGTGGACATCGAGGAGTTCGAGACCGACCTCTACGGTGCCCTGCTGAACCAGAAGATGATTCTGACCAAGCACCCCGCCGTCGAAGGGGGCGTGGTGCAGGACACCAACTGGGAGAAGGCCCGCGTCAAGATTACCGACGGCATGGTCAACGTCGCCATCGCCTCGGGCACCTTCGTCGGCATCGAACTCGACGACATCGGGTCGGTCGAACGCGCGACCCGGACGGTCAAAGGCGAACAGCGGACGGTGCTGGAGGTCGAACACACGCAGGGCGACACCAGCGTCCAGACGTACGTCTCGGGACAGACCCGCCGCTGTGCGCTTCTGGAGTCGCTGTTTCAGAAAGGCGAACGCAAGAACGAGGGCGGAGTCGAACTCGACGAGGTCGAAAAGGAGGTACTGATGGCGCTCTACTCCGGCGTCTCGCCGTTCGAGATTCCCGGGTTCCTCGGCATGGAAGTGGACGAAGTCGAGAGTATCTTCGAGCGACTCATCGAGGTGGACGTACTCGAAGAGGTCCGCAAACGGCGAGAGGTGAGTCTGAAGACTCGCGGCCGCAACATCGCCAGCGAGTCCATCAACGAGAAGTGA